GTGCGGCTGCGAAGATCACGTGCGACACGTCGCCGGGTGATCGGCGGCGGGAGTTGTTCTGCAAAGTTTGTCAAAGTGTGGTGTCTGGCGCTAGCCTGAGAGCGCAACACAGCGTGCGAGTGTGGTTCAACGTCAGAATGTCGGCCTTCCCGGTCGAAGATGCAGTGTTCAACTCCTGCCACTCGCTCCACCTCTTGCCCTTCTTGTCGGCCGCTAACATGGCGACATGACTGAGCTTTCTCGCCGGAGGGTTCTCGCGCTGGGCGCTGCAGGCGCTGCCGGGCTGCTTTTAAGCGGATGTGCTCCGGCGAATCCCGCATACACGCCGACTCCGACGGTGACCCCCGTCGGCCCACCCGACTGGACTGCGCTCGCCGGCTCGATCACCGGAAAGCTGTTTCGGCCGGGGCAGAGCGGATATGATCAGGCCAAGCTCACGCAGAACCCGAGCTACGACAACGCGCAACCGCTGGCCGTTCTGAGCGCGGCGGCCGCGGCGGATGTCGCCTCGGCGCTGGCATTCGCCACGAAGTACCGGGTGCCGCTCGCGCTGCGAGCCGGCGGCCACAGCTACCCCGGTTGGTCGTCGGGCGGGGCATCCGGAACCGGAATGCCATCGTCGCTTGTGATCGACACCAGCGGTCTGAATCAGGTGACCGTTGCGGCGGACGGAACCGCAACGGTGGGTGCCGGCGCATCCCTCGCAGAGGTGTATTCGACACTCGGCAACGCAGGCAGGGCGCTCGCAGGCGGCTCATGCGCCACGGTCGGCGCGGCCGGTTTGACGCTGGGCGGCGGCGTCGGTGTGCTCGTGCGCGCATACGGCCTGACCTGCGATGCGCTGACCGCTGCGCAGATCGTCACGGCTGACGGCACGATCCGCACGGTGAACTCGAGCACAGACTCCGACCTGTACTGGGCGTGCCGCGGCGGTGGCGGCGGGCATCTCGGAGTCGTCACCTCGCTCACCTTCAGCACCCGGCCGGCACCGCAGGTGACGATGTTCTACCTGAGCTGGTCGATGGCGTCGGCGGCATCCGTCATTGCGGCGTGGCAGAATTGGGCCCCGGCTGCAGACCCGAAGCTGTGGGCAACGCTCAAACTGCTCGGCGGGCAGAGCCACTCCGGCGGACCGGGCATCTCGATGTCGGGCACCTGGATCGGGGACCCCGGTGCGCTCGATGCGCAGTTTGCGCCGTTCCTTGCAGCAATCGACGGAGCGCTGACCGAGAAGGACGTCAACACGCGCAGCTACCTCGACGCGATGATGCGTTACGCAGGCTGCGCGAATACGCCGGTCACGCAGTGCAACACGGCTCCAGGTGGCGCACTGACCCGCGAACCGTTCGCCAACACGTCGCACGTTGCCTACCAGCCGTTGACCAGTGCCGGTATCGCAGCGTTGATCGCTCAGGTGCAGACGGCGCAGGCCGTGCCCGGCCTGACGGAAGGCGGGATCTCGATGGATGCGCTCGGCGGCGCTGTCGCATCCCTCGCCCCGGACGCCACCGCCTTCGTTCATCGCAAGGCACTGATGACGGTGCAGTACACGTCGACCTTCGCGGTCGGCGCGGACCCGGCGCCGTACTTCGACTACGTGCGCGGATTCCGCACGGCGATGACGCCGTACTGGGGGCAGAGCGCCTATGTCAACTATGCGGACGCGACGCTGGCGAACCCGTCGGCAGCGTATTTCGGCGACAACGCTACGCGTCTGAAGCAGATCGCGCAGAAGTATGACCCGAAAGGGCTATTCACTCAGCCGCAAGGCTATTAGTCGCGGGTCTCGATACGCTCGCCCTTCGGCAAGCTCAGGGACCGTCGACCACCGTGGTGGTGGTCGAGTAGCGCGCGAGGGACGAGCACGCGTATCGAGACCTCGTGCGTTGGTCCTCGGCTCTACTCGATCGCCGGAGGCTTGTACTCCGAGTCGAGCACCGCGTAGATCGCCATGTCGTGCCACTCACCGTCGACGAGTTCGCGTTCGCGCAGCAATGCCTCTTGGCGCATCCCGACGAGTTCGCACAGCCGAGCGGATGCCTCATTCCTGGCATCGAGCTCTGCGAAGACCCGGTGTGCACCGAGTGTGTTGAAGCACAGATCGAGCAGCGCGTGCGCAGCCTCTGTGGCGAACCCGTGTCCGTGAGCCGCAGGGTGAAAGACCCAACCGACTTCGAACTGCGCATCCGCCTTGCTCTTCAGAAACACGCTGACGTCGCCGATTGCCCGGCCATTCTCGCCCTCACCGGCTGCGTCGGGCAGCTCGACGGCGTAGATGAGCCCGTCACCGTCATGGGTGAGCTGGTCCATAGCCAGACGCTTCACGAGGTTGCGCGACGGCTCATCGTGGTCGTGCACCTCCCAGCGCAGGTAGCGCACAACGGCCTTGCGCTTCTGGTACTCGGCGTGCATCGAATCGAGGTCGTCCTTGGTCAACGGACGAAGGACCAACCGCTTAGTGATCAGTTCACTGGGAAGATACGGGAGGGAGCCGTCGGCCCGCTCTCTTGTCTGCGTCGTTGTGTCGGACATCGCCGCGCCGTCCTCTCGCATCAGCAATAGTGGTTAACTCAACACCGAAAGGCGTGGTTCGAGGGTACCGCTTTCTACGAGGCCTCTTGACCACTTTCGACCGCCCGCAAGCGCCCAGCGCCAGTTGCCGACTCGGGCTCGATCGCGACGCCGAAGACGGCGTTCGCTCCGGAGATGAAGGTGTCGGCTTCTCCGTTCCTCGCCAGCTCTCGTGCTCGAACGGATGGCGTGTGCAGCAGGACCCCGACCAGGTGGCGCAGCGCCGCCTCAGTCTGCGCCGTGTCGGCGGTTTCGCTATCGTGATGGGCGCGCAAACGGTCGATTTCAGCGTCGAGCACCCCGAACACGTGTGAGCGCAACGCCACGAGTGCCGGTTCGACTTGCTGCTCGGCGGTCTGCGCTGCGAATGCCGCGGCTGCCTGACCGACGATGGCACGGGCATCCGCCTCTGCGCCGAGTTCCTTCAGCGGCGCGTGCAGGCTGATGGTCTCCAGGTCGAGCAATTCGACGCCGGCCACGCGGGCAACGGCCGGATCCACGTTGCGAGGCAGGCCGAGGTCGATGATCAATCGGCGCTGTAGCGCGCCGGGCAGCTGCATCGCGGCATCCAGCGTCGCTCGGTCGAGAATCACGGTGGGGGCGACGCTGCACGTGACGACCAGGTCGGAGGAGGCGACGGCATCCGCAAGACCGGTGGTCGGCACCGCAGCGATGCCGTGGCTCGTT
The Rathayibacter sp. SW19 DNA segment above includes these coding regions:
- a CDS encoding FAD-binding oxidoreductase; its protein translation is MTELSRRRVLALGAAGAAGLLLSGCAPANPAYTPTPTVTPVGPPDWTALAGSITGKLFRPGQSGYDQAKLTQNPSYDNAQPLAVLSAAAAADVASALAFATKYRVPLALRAGGHSYPGWSSGGASGTGMPSSLVIDTSGLNQVTVAADGTATVGAGASLAEVYSTLGNAGRALAGGSCATVGAAGLTLGGGVGVLVRAYGLTCDALTAAQIVTADGTIRTVNSSTDSDLYWACRGGGGGHLGVVTSLTFSTRPAPQVTMFYLSWSMASAASVIAAWQNWAPAADPKLWATLKLLGGQSHSGGPGISMSGTWIGDPGALDAQFAPFLAAIDGALTEKDVNTRSYLDAMMRYAGCANTPVTQCNTAPGGALTREPFANTSHVAYQPLTSAGIAALIAQVQTAQAVPGLTEGGISMDALGGAVASLAPDATAFVHRKALMTVQYTSTFAVGADPAPYFDYVRGFRTAMTPYWGQSAYVNYADATLANPSAAYFGDNATRLKQIAQKYDPKGLFTQPQGY
- a CDS encoding GNAT family N-acetyltransferase produces the protein MSDTTTQTRERADGSLPYLPSELITKRLVLRPLTKDDLDSMHAEYQKRKAVVRYLRWEVHDHDEPSRNLVKRLAMDQLTHDGDGLIYAVELPDAAGEGENGRAIGDVSVFLKSKADAQFEVGWVFHPAAHGHGFATEAAHALLDLCFNTLGAHRVFAELDARNEASARLCELVGMRQEALLRERELVDGEWHDMAIYAVLDSEYKPPAIE